In Planctomycetota bacterium, the DNA window GGCCACTTTCTCCAGGGTGGACAAATACGGGTTCCTGGTCACGCCTTACCGGCTGGTCAAGAACGGACAGGTGACCGACGAGGTGCATTACCTGAGGTCGGACGAGGAAAAAGATAAGGTGTTGGCTCCGGCCGATATCGAGATGGACAAGAACGGAAAAATTACCGCCGATAAGGTGTTGTCCCGTTTTAACAAGGAATTCAAATTCGTCAAGCCCGAAGAGCTTAATTATATCGATCTGTCGCCGTTCCAGGTGGTGGGCATTTCAGCCGGGTTGATTCCCTTCCTGGAGCACGATGACGCCAACCGCGCTTTGATGGGTTCGAATATGCAGCGCCAGGGTGTGCCGCTCATTTCCACCGAGCCGGCGATTGTGGTTACCGGACTGGAAAAAACCGCGGCTGAGAATTCATCACTGGTGGTCCGGGCGGAAAAGAATGGACTGGTGACTTATGTCTCGGCTGACGAGATTATCGTAAAGACAACGGAACGGGCCAATGACAATGAAATCATCGTTGAAGGCGAGGAAACACTGGAGGGCTACCGAACTTACGAATTAAAGAAATTCCACGGTCTGAAGGAACGGACCTGTCTGAACCAGGTTCCCTGCGTCAATGTGGGCGACAAGGTAAAAAGGGGGCAGGTGATTGCCGACGGGCCGGGCACGGCTCAGGGCGAACTGGCACTGGGACGCAACGTCTTCGTGGCTTTTATGCCCTGGGAGGGCTATAACTTTGAAGACGCCATTATCGTCAGCGAAAGACTGGTTAAAGATGACACCTTTACCTCGATTCACATCGAGGATTTTGAGGCCGAGACCCGGGAGACGAAATTCGGCAAGGAGGAGTTCACCCGTGATATCCCCAACGTGCCGGAGAAGGCCCTGAAGAACCTGGATGAAAACGGTATCATCCGGGTCGGCACCAAGGTAAAGGCCGGCGATATCCTGGTGGGCAAGATAGCGCCCAAGAGCAAAAAGGAATTGTCTCCCGAAGAGAAACTGCTCCACGCCATTTTCGGAAAGGCCGGCGAGGATGTCAAGAATATGTCGGTTGAGGTCCCGCCCGGCGTTGAGGGCATCGTGACCGACACCCAGTATTTCAGCCGCCATTACGAGATGACTCCGAAGCAGCGGGAAGAGAAGGAAAAAGCCGCCAAGAAAATTGAACGCAATTTCGCCACCCAGCTGCTGAATATCCTGGAAGATAATATCAAGCCGATAGAAAAACTGGTCGGCAAGCGGATACTGCCGCGCCCGCTGACCTACGGCGCCCGGGGCACGATTAAGAATTTCACGGACCTGAAGGAGAAAATCAGGACCGTGCTCGATGCGCTGGAATATAAGGACAAGAAGGAAAAGCAGACCGTGGAAACGCGGATGAGCCAGATTCTGACCAAGTGCGAACAAATGGAAAATGAAAAGGACCTGAATATAAACAAGATAACCCGGGGCGATGACCTGCCGCCGGGCGTGCTGGAGATGGTCCGGGTCAGGATTGCCACCAAGCGCAAGATATCGGTGGGCGATAAGATCGCCGGCCGGCACGGCAACAAGGGCGTGGTGGCTAAGGTCATGCCCGAAGAGGATATGCCGTTCCTGGCGGACGGCACGACGGTCGATATATTGCTTAACCCGCTGGGCGTTCCGTCCAGAATGAACGTGGGCCAGATTCTGGAGACTACTCTGGGCTGGGCGGCCAATAAATTGAATATCAAGGTGGTTTCACCCATCTTTGACGGGGCCACGGAAAAGGATATTACTGATTTGTTAACCAAGGCCGGGCTGCCCGAAGACGGCAAGACCATGCTTTATGACGGCCGGAGCGGAAATCAATTCGGGGAGCGGATTACCGGCGGTTACGCCTACATCATGAAACTGCATCACCTGGTGGACGACAAGATTCACGCCCGCGCCACCGGGCCGTATTCGCTGATTACCCAGCAGCCGTTAGGCGGCCGGGCCCGGGCCGGCGGACAGCGCCTGGGTGAAATGGAGGTCTGGGCGCTTGAGGCCTACGGCGCCAGCCATGTCCTCCAGGAAATGCTCACCGTCAAGAGCGATGATGTGGACGGCCGGACCAAGATTTATGAGTCCATTATCAAGGGTGAAAATATCCTGGAACCGTCCATCCCGGTGTCGTTTGAAGTCCTGACCAATGAAATCAAGGGCCTGGGATTAAGCTTTAAATTAGAGAAACAGAAAGCCCTATAATATAAATATCTTATGATAGAAACAGTTTACGAACGGGTGAATGAATACAATGCCATCAGCATCAAAGTGGCCTCTCCGGAGGAAATAAAGTCGTGGTCATACGGCGAGGTCAAGAAGCCGGAGACCATCAATTACCGGACCTGGCGGCCGGAGCGCGATGCGCTGTTCTGCGAACGGATATTCGGCCCGGAAAAGGACTGGGAATGTTTCTGCGGCAAATACAAGGGCATAAAATACAAGGGTATTATCTGCGACCGCTGCGGCGTGGAAATCACCGTTTCCCGGGTCCGGCGCAAGCGGATGGGCCATATAAACCTGGCCGCGCCCCTGGTCCATATCTGGTTCTTCAAGACCGTTCCTTCGCCGCTCGGGGCGATTCTGAATATGAAGCTCTCGGCCCTGGAACGCATCATCTATTACCAGGATTATGTGGTCATCGAGGTGAAAAATAACAAATGCCCGCTCAAGGTCGGCCAGATTATCACCACCGACCAGCTGGATGACTATAATCTCAGGTATAAAAACGAGTTCCAGGCCGATATGGGCGGCCGGG includes these proteins:
- the rpoB gene encoding DNA-directed RNA polymerase subunit beta, producing MKETFVYKKNPFPYLFPELSPVQVEAYQRFTQQDVPHAQRKNIGLETLFRETFPIKSYDGNYFLEYLWYEIGQPHYTSEECRALKISYAAPLRARLRLNKPEPIEEYVYFGDLPLMIGGGEFIVNGIERIIVSQMHRSPGVDIKDEIVGERRHFIATIIPQRGSWLEISTSKKDTATIKIDQGTALPLTIFLRAMDENLSSDAQIIKTFYETEIVRIKEGVAANALVGRYAAVDVIDPQSGKVVLRAGEKIAEETAIHLTESAGIQELELITNLEDFLIINTLAQDPTKSTDEALLKIYARLRPGMPAQLDRAKYIFNERFFDISHYQLGMVGRFRINRKFGLNVPETEQTLLKSDIIEILKYLIKLRKNVGQVDDIDDLSNRRIRAIDELAADEIRKGFYKLKRLVTERLSAATSAAALADAKNKEKLTPRALVDSKIISAAIEHFFERGELSQVVDQTNPLSLLTHEKRLSALGPGGLNRKRAGFEVRDVHPSHYGRVCPVETPEGANIGLITSLATFSRVDKYGFLVTPYRLVKNGQVTDEVHYLRSDEEKDKVLAPADIEMDKNGKITADKVLSRFNKEFKFVKPEELNYIDLSPFQVVGISAGLIPFLEHDDANRALMGSNMQRQGVPLISTEPAIVVTGLEKTAAENSSLVVRAEKNGLVTYVSADEIIVKTTERANDNEIIVEGEETLEGYRTYELKKFHGLKERTCLNQVPCVNVGDKVKRGQVIADGPGTAQGELALGRNVFVAFMPWEGYNFEDAIIVSERLVKDDTFTSIHIEDFEAETRETKFGKEEFTRDIPNVPEKALKNLDENGIIRVGTKVKAGDILVGKIAPKSKKELSPEEKLLHAIFGKAGEDVKNMSVEVPPGVEGIVTDTQYFSRHYEMTPKQREEKEKAAKKIERNFATQLLNILEDNIKPIEKLVGKRILPRPLTYGARGTIKNFTDLKEKIRTVLDALEYKDKKEKQTVETRMSQILTKCEQMENEKDLNINKITRGDDLPPGVLEMVRVRIATKRKISVGDKIAGRHGNKGVVAKVMPEEDMPFLADGTTVDILLNPLGVPSRMNVGQILETTLGWAANKLNIKVVSPIFDGATEKDITDLLTKAGLPEDGKTMLYDGRSGNQFGERITGGYAYIMKLHHLVDDKIHARATGPYSLITQQPLGGRARAGGQRLGEMEVWALEAYGASHVLQEMLTVKSDDVDGRTKIYESIIKGENILEPSIPVSFEVLTNEIKGLGLSFKLEKQKAL